In Parasegetibacter sp. NRK P23, the genomic window TAGCTAATATGACAGTTTATAACAACTTTGAAGAAGTTGCGAAGGAAATTGCAGAAAGGACGCCTCCTATAATTTATAAATACAGAGACTGGGAAAAAGATTTTCATAAAACAATCATAACAAAGCAAGAGTTATACTTTGCTCAACCGCATACGTTGAATGATCCTTATGACGTTAGACCTCCCTATAACTTTATTGTGCCCGAACTTGATATAGAGACAGCACGAAAAAGAATTAGAGACGCTGGTAAATCATTTAGACCAGACTTGACTGATGAAGAATTAGAACGAGAGGTTGAAGCAAGAGTACAATCTGTTATTCAAGACCCGGTCAGCTATTTTAAAAAGAATAGAATGAACTACGTTCTTGACAGTTCAAGGTATGATACGATTGGTGTGCTTAGTTTCTGTTCAGCATTTGACAATGAACCAATGTGGGCTCATTATGGAAACAATCATAATGGCTTTGCAATAGGCTTCAATACAGTAAAATTAGCAAGAGCTTTAAATTGCACAGTTGGGCTTGTAGATTATAATGACACACCTTTGGATTATCATATAATGGGCGACAACTCTGGATTGTTAGAAAAAGAGCTTTTCAGAAAATCAACGAAGTGGCAACCTGAACAAGAATTAAGGTTTCTAACAGTCGGTGTTGGTTTGTATAGAAGTAGAGTAAATACATTTCCTGCAGACGTTGTTGAAGAAATCGTTTTTGGCCTGAACACAAGTAAAGAAGCGCAAGACGAAATAATCGCAGCATCTAAACGAGTATTTCCTGGAGTTTCTTTCTTTAAGGTAGTGGTTAAAGCAGACTCCTTTGGTTTTGACAAAGAAAAAATAGAATAGACAACAAAACAGCCTACAACATCGGTTTACTAATAGCCGGGT contains:
- a CDS encoding DUF2971 domain-containing protein, with the translated sequence MTVYNNFEEVAKEIAERTPPIIYKYRDWEKDFHKTIITKQELYFAQPHTLNDPYDVRPPYNFIVPELDIETARKRIRDAGKSFRPDLTDEELEREVEARVQSVIQDPVSYFKKNRMNYVLDSSRYDTIGVLSFCSAFDNEPMWAHYGNNHNGFAIGFNTVKLARALNCTVGLVDYNDTPLDYHIMGDNSGLLEKELFRKSTKWQPEQELRFLTVGVGLYRSRVNTFPADVVEEIVFGLNTSKEAQDEIIAASKRVFPGVSFFKVVVKADSFGFDKEKIE